A stretch of the Kroppenstedtia eburnea genome encodes the following:
- the proB gene encoding glutamate 5-kinase, producing MNHKTVIVKIGTSSLTDDSGKLDPEALQAHVKALTRLKQTGSRVVLVSSGAVAAGFHELGLTHRPRSLAGKQAAAAIGQGHLVQRYREAFSTHGEICAQVLLTRSDFDHRVRFLNALHTLQFLLERGIIPVINENDSVAVDEIRWGDNDILAALVAGLLQADWLLFVTDTDGLYTANPLDHPEAKKVHRIGPVDMSPPVKVDYSKSSLGSGGMRAKLIAARKASRAGIRVYIGTAGESPDWMLDAVKERGSGTYMDPESRRSSRKEQWIAAHSRPRGYLKVDEGAARALVERGKSLLPCGIVEVDGNFKAGEIVEVAGPEGSPLGRGVTRFSAQLLRRVKGWNTREISRLVPNHPEEVIHRNDWVSSPAEAPATIQSPQEASR from the coding sequence ATGAACCACAAGACTGTCATCGTAAAAATCGGCACTTCGTCCCTGACTGATGACTCCGGGAAATTGGATCCGGAGGCTTTACAGGCTCATGTGAAGGCTCTGACCCGGTTAAAACAGACCGGATCCCGGGTGGTACTCGTCTCATCGGGAGCCGTTGCCGCCGGCTTCCATGAGCTGGGCTTGACTCACCGGCCCCGCTCCCTGGCGGGAAAACAGGCGGCGGCCGCCATCGGACAGGGACACTTGGTGCAGCGTTACCGCGAAGCTTTTTCCACACACGGGGAAATCTGCGCCCAGGTTCTCCTGACGAGGAGCGACTTCGATCATCGCGTCCGCTTTCTCAATGCACTGCACACCCTTCAATTCCTCTTGGAGCGGGGCATTATTCCTGTGATCAATGAAAACGACTCCGTTGCCGTGGACGAAATCCGCTGGGGAGACAATGATATCCTGGCTGCTCTGGTGGCCGGTCTGTTGCAGGCGGATTGGCTTCTGTTCGTTACCGACACCGACGGGCTCTACACCGCCAATCCGCTGGATCATCCCGAAGCGAAAAAAGTTCATCGGATTGGCCCTGTCGACATGTCTCCGCCGGTAAAAGTGGATTACAGCAAGTCCTCCCTGGGAAGCGGCGGCATGCGTGCCAAACTGATCGCCGCCCGCAAGGCATCCCGTGCCGGCATCCGGGTCTATATCGGCACGGCAGGTGAAAGCCCCGACTGGATGCTGGATGCCGTGAAAGAACGGGGGAGCGGAACCTATATGGACCCGGAGTCCCGCCGATCCAGCCGCAAGGAACAATGGATCGCCGCCCACTCCCGCCCCCGGGGATATTTGAAGGTGGATGAAGGTGCCGCCCGGGCGTTGGTGGAAAGGGGAAAAAGCTTGTTGCCCTGCGGGATCGTGGAGGTGGACGGCAATTTTAAAGCCGGAGAAATCGTGGAGGTGGCCGGACCCGAGGGCAGTCCGCTGGGCCGGGGGGTCACCCGTTTCTCCGCCCAATTGCTCCGGCGGGTCAAAGGATGGAACACGCGGGAAATCTCCCGGCTGGTCCCGAACCATCCGGAAGAAGTGATTCACCGGAACGATTGGGTTTCCTCCCCAGCCGAAGCTCCAGCGACAATCCAATCACCACAGGAGGCCTCCCGATGA
- a CDS encoding uracil-DNA glycosylase, with translation MAFTLPQDWQQVLAEELKQPYLLELKRFLENERKQHPVYPPEEDLFSALALTPYDQVKVLLLGQDPYHNDGQAHGLSFSVRPGVPLPPSLKNMFKELEEDLGHPSPNNGHLVPWARQGVLMLNTVLTVRAHEANSHKNKGWETFTDAVIRKVNEKPGRVVFVLWGNHAKKKKKWIDTDRHTIIESAHPSPLSAKRGFFGSRPFSAINRALSEAGLEEIDWRIPNI, from the coding sequence ATGGCCTTTACACTGCCGCAGGACTGGCAACAAGTATTGGCGGAAGAGTTGAAACAGCCCTATCTGCTGGAATTGAAGAGGTTTTTGGAGAATGAAAGAAAACAACATCCGGTCTATCCACCGGAGGAGGATCTTTTCTCCGCCTTGGCGTTGACACCATATGATCAGGTAAAGGTACTGTTGCTCGGGCAGGATCCCTACCACAACGACGGACAAGCCCACGGACTCTCCTTTTCCGTACGTCCCGGGGTTCCATTGCCCCCTTCCCTGAAAAATATGTTCAAGGAGTTGGAAGAAGATCTGGGTCACCCATCACCCAATAACGGACATCTGGTCCCATGGGCCCGCCAGGGGGTGTTAATGCTGAACACCGTCTTGACCGTGCGGGCTCATGAGGCCAACTCCCATAAAAACAAGGGATGGGAGACCTTTACAGATGCCGTGATCCGCAAGGTGAACGAGAAACCGGGGAGAGTGGTGTTCGTGCTGTGGGGAAACCACGCCAAAAAGAAGAAGAAATGGATCGATACCGACCGGCATACCATCATCGAATCGGCCCATCCCTCCCCTTTGTCCGCCAAACGGGGATTCTTCGGCAGCCGCCCCTTCTCCGCCATCAACCGGGCCTTGAGCGAGGCGGGGCTGGAGGAGATTGACTGGCGCATCCCCAACATTTAA
- a CDS encoding HD domain-containing protein — translation MDQEIEKTIHYVKRELMGLDGSHDWFHVERVWRNSIRIGKEEGGDMDVIQLAALLHDIADWKYHGGNEQAGPEKARSWLERLQADSTVIDHVCEIIQDLSFKGADLPSSMNTREGMIVQDADRLDAIGAVGIARAFAYGGYKKQELYNPEMRPKLHQSFEEYKQSQTTTVNHFYEKLLLLKERMNTATARAMAEERHEFMIHFLKTLQRECDLDLPAMDFES, via the coding sequence ATGGATCAAGAGATTGAAAAGACCATCCACTATGTCAAAAGAGAACTGATGGGTCTGGACGGCAGCCATGACTGGTTTCACGTGGAGCGTGTTTGGCGGAATTCCATCCGGATCGGCAAGGAGGAAGGGGGCGATATGGATGTGATTCAGCTCGCCGCATTATTGCATGATATCGCCGATTGGAAGTATCACGGGGGAAACGAGCAAGCGGGTCCGGAAAAGGCACGGAGTTGGTTGGAGCGACTTCAGGCGGATTCAACGGTCATCGATCACGTCTGTGAAATCATTCAAGATTTGTCTTTTAAGGGGGCCGATCTCCCTTCCTCCATGAACACAAGAGAAGGAATGATTGTACAAGATGCCGACCGCTTGGACGCCATCGGCGCCGTGGGGATTGCACGTGCTTTTGCCTACGGCGGCTATAAAAAACAGGAACTCTATAATCCCGAGATGCGGCCCAAACTCCATCAATCATTTGAAGAGTACAAACAAAGCCAAACAACCACCGTCAATCATTTCTATGAAAAGCTACTTTTGTTGAAGGAGCGGATGAATACAGCCACAGCCAGGGCCATGGCAGAAGAGAGGCATGAATTCATGATTCATTTTCTGAAAACCCTCCAACGGGAGTGTGATCTGGATTTACCCGCGATGGATTTTGAATCATAA
- a CDS encoding primosome assembly protein PriA: MADSLEEQLARKYGLPLKQTRQIVQHARDRLEAEQLCQHENEPTYRCPQCAMKWYQVTFSFTCPRCGSRVEKGEP; the protein is encoded by the coding sequence GTGGCCGACAGCCTGGAAGAGCAGTTGGCAAGAAAATACGGATTGCCTCTGAAGCAGACCCGACAAATTGTCCAACACGCCCGGGACCGCTTGGAAGCAGAACAGCTTTGCCAACATGAAAACGAACCGACCTACAGATGTCCACAATGCGCCATGAAATGGTACCAAGTCACTTTCTCCTTCACCTGCCCCCGATGCGGATCCCGGGTGGAGAAGGGTGAACCCTGA
- a CDS encoding acetyl-CoA C-acetyltransferase, whose translation MTEVLIVDGARTPFGSFGGALRDVSAEELGLVAAKEAIRRAGFAASQVDNVVLGNVIQSHKGAPYLARHVALRAGVPIETPALVVNRLCGSGLQAVISGAQSVKLGESEVGLVGGAENMSQAPYVLRQARWGMKMGEGVLADTLSETLSDKLCGMGMGITAENLAEQYSISREEQDEFAFLSQQRAAAAADSGRLSEEIVPVTLQGKKGEKMISGDEHIRPDTTREKLSQLNPVFRKGGTVTAGNSSGINDGAACLMIASEEAVRRQNVSPIGRIVSWAVCGVEPKIMGIGPAPASRLALERAGLKLEEMDLIEINEAFAAQYLAVEKELGLNREIVNVHGGAIALGHPVGASGTRILLSLLYELRRRGKKYGLASLCIGGGQGIALVVEAL comes from the coding sequence ATGACGGAGGTTTTGATCGTCGATGGGGCACGGACCCCCTTTGGCTCCTTTGGCGGGGCTCTGCGGGATGTGTCAGCGGAAGAACTGGGCTTGGTTGCGGCGAAGGAGGCGATCCGGCGGGCGGGCTTTGCAGCCTCCCAGGTGGACAACGTGGTGTTGGGAAATGTGATTCAAAGTCACAAGGGGGCTCCTTACCTGGCCCGGCATGTGGCTCTCCGGGCGGGGGTCCCCATTGAGACCCCGGCGCTGGTGGTCAACCGTCTCTGCGGCTCGGGATTGCAGGCGGTGATCTCCGGGGCTCAATCGGTGAAGTTGGGGGAATCGGAGGTTGGCTTGGTGGGCGGTGCTGAGAATATGAGTCAGGCTCCCTATGTCCTGCGCCAGGCCCGCTGGGGGATGAAAATGGGGGAAGGAGTGTTGGCGGATACCCTGTCAGAGACCCTGAGTGATAAGCTATGTGGCATGGGGATGGGGATCACCGCGGAAAACCTGGCGGAGCAGTATTCCATTTCCCGGGAGGAGCAGGATGAATTTGCATTCCTGAGTCAACAGCGTGCCGCAGCGGCAGCCGACAGTGGTCGCTTGTCGGAAGAGATCGTGCCGGTCACCCTTCAGGGCAAAAAAGGGGAAAAGATGATCTCCGGGGATGAACACATCCGGCCGGACACCACCCGGGAGAAGCTCTCCCAGTTAAACCCGGTGTTCAGGAAGGGAGGAACAGTCACCGCGGGCAACTCCAGCGGGATCAATGATGGGGCGGCCTGTCTGATGATTGCTTCCGAAGAGGCCGTCCGGCGGCAGAATGTCTCGCCGATCGGACGGATTGTCAGCTGGGCGGTTTGCGGGGTGGAGCCCAAGATCATGGGGATCGGCCCGGCACCGGCTTCCCGTCTGGCCCTGGAGCGGGCGGGGTTGAAATTGGAAGAGATGGATCTGATCGAAATCAATGAGGCCTTTGCCGCCCAATACTTGGCGGTGGAGAAGGAGCTGGGTCTGAACCGGGAGATCGTCAATGTCCATGGAGGTGCCATCGCTCTCGGGCATCCCGTCGGCGCCAGCGGGACGAGGATCTTGCTGTCGCTCCTCTATGAGCTGAGACGCAGGGGGAAAAAGTACGGTTTGGCCTCTCTCTGTATCGGGGGCGGACAGGGAATCGCCCTGGTGGTGGAGGCTCTTTGA
- a CDS encoding SDR family oxidoreductase has translation MSNQYMMTGYPGFIAGLLFRALAERDPSASFVFLVHPSQLEKARELTEAEERVRLLVGDITREDLGLPAEELPGLRESITHFFHLAAIYDLAVPRDAAYAVNVTGTEQVNRFVGTLNHLKRYIYFSTAYVSGDRTGIVKEDELDCGQGFKNHYESTKFEAEKRVAALRDVPCTILRPGVVVGDSQTGETVKFDGPYFVMRFLDGMRNLPVPYVGKGNNPFNIVPVDYILKATVWLAHSEKGANRTFHLTDPSPYTAREVYRMICEELRGKAPSYSIPGKVADGLMAIRPVRKFFDVERESISYMSEQSEYDCSQAVSVLEEGGIHCPDLASYLPKLVRYYKEHREDPDKKIPIR, from the coding sequence ATGAGCAATCAATATATGATGACAGGCTACCCGGGGTTTATTGCCGGTCTTCTGTTCCGGGCGCTGGCTGAGAGGGATCCCTCTGCCTCCTTTGTCTTTCTCGTTCATCCGAGTCAACTGGAGAAGGCCCGGGAGTTGACGGAAGCAGAGGAGCGGGTGCGCCTCCTGGTGGGGGATATCACCCGGGAGGATCTGGGATTGCCGGCGGAAGAACTGCCTGGGCTGCGGGAGAGCATCACCCACTTCTTTCATTTGGCGGCAATCTATGATCTGGCGGTTCCCAGGGATGCAGCCTATGCAGTCAATGTCACAGGCACGGAGCAGGTCAACCGGTTTGTCGGCACCTTGAATCACCTGAAACGGTATATCTATTTCAGCACTGCATATGTCTCCGGTGATCGGACCGGGATCGTCAAAGAGGATGAGTTGGACTGTGGACAGGGGTTTAAAAATCACTACGAGTCGACGAAATTTGAAGCGGAAAAGCGGGTGGCGGCCCTCCGGGATGTCCCCTGTACGATCCTTCGACCGGGAGTGGTGGTGGGCGACTCCCAAACGGGAGAGACGGTCAAGTTTGACGGACCGTATTTTGTGATGCGGTTTCTGGATGGGATGAGGAATCTGCCCGTACCCTACGTCGGCAAAGGAAACAATCCATTCAACATCGTTCCCGTGGATTATATCCTGAAAGCGACAGTTTGGCTGGCCCATTCGGAAAAGGGGGCCAACCGAACCTTCCACCTGACGGATCCCTCTCCGTACACCGCCCGGGAGGTATATCGCATGATCTGTGAAGAGCTTCGGGGAAAAGCACCCTCCTACTCCATTCCCGGAAAGGTGGCGGATGGGTTGATGGCCATTCGCCCGGTCCGAAAATTTTTCGATGTGGAGAGGGAATCCATCTCCTATATGTCTGAACAGTCCGAGTACGATTGCAGCCAAGCGGTTTCCGTGTTGGAGGAGGGAGGGATCCATTGTCCCGACCTCGCTTCTTACTTGCCGAAACTGGTCCGTTACTACAAAGAACACCGGGAAGATCCGGACAAAAAAATACCCATCCGGTAA
- a CDS encoding dynamin family protein: MPDTITTSGMTDRLAEMYRLMRRKEDSLHSDRVRDLLRKSRDREFVIAFCGHFSAGKSTLLNGLYGKNLLPTSPIPTSANVVKVRAGENRVVLTLHSGERRLFRGDYSDDDLKRLCKRGDEVIALDIYRKDAPLPKGVALLDTPGVDSTDDAHQAATESALHLADLIFYVMDYNHVQSEVNLRFIKELSARGKRIWLVINQVDKHREEELPFDRYRERVEETFGNWGLKPEGILYTSLKQPGHSLNQLPVLREKLREMIGERGNLAEESIRREAAHLVREHLSDLKERNRANIRERKDRLGGELPSLEELDRKLGLNREERERLVRERDGMEVEFLEGLEEILANAYLMPYENRELAHLYLETVLSRFRVGWFFSGGKTAKEKERRFRTFYEKLKQTVDTQLDVHVKQYLIRYLKEKGLYSEERGEAVYELASPLDPDWLRETVREGAGLTGDYLLKYTGDLADRIKGGARRQAKEYFDSVATPLLERIEADLARAEEEEGRLRMLREAARDIGQILQEEQLHAEGLRQILEGEREPEVDGVAVEAILGEEAPITSQDHLLQTPDSGGPVPVEPETPISGSLLSARDHTEEALRYIREAEAGMADVRALAPIRRELAEKRKRVENRRFTVALFGAFSAGKSSFANALMGESVLPVSPHPTTAAINRITAPDPDHAHGEVLIRFKTETALLDELKQAWSRFGKEVSSLAEAVEAIRELGALSEPDPGQKTVLPFLRAVEQGYGEVSGDLGNTRRMSLKDFGQYVAVESRSCFVELAELYFDCPLTRQGITLVDTPGADSIHARHTETAFRYIKEADAVLFVTYYNHAFSRADREFLIQLGRVKDAFAMDKMFFVMNAADLAASAEEQEGVMAYLREQLLGYGIRHPRLFAVSSLLALQGGEQGQPPAGSGMAAFEQAFAQFLNVDLMSVSLHGMKSDLERAQAVLGRLSEDARRGNEEKRERKAAYAKERQQVLQLLSGLDPRTDAHALGREIEELLYYVRQRLFLRYQDVFVEIFHSSVLSDSSRVKERLRGCMREIIQFLRHELLQELRATSLRVDRWISGRLEEHATSSSEACRKLNESLPPGPKTFPSVDSPGWREPFPELDVDSFKKAATAFKNSRDFFENNGRARMRDRMKPELEKAVDAYLEEERSRWIRYYEQEWREAVDRLKQKMVEDVQSYYDPLLEVLSEQVDPAGYDRVLQRLEESVGGLEQILPDS, translated from the coding sequence GTGCCTGATACCATCACTACATCCGGGATGACTGATCGACTGGCGGAGATGTACCGCCTGATGAGACGGAAAGAAGACTCCCTGCATTCGGACCGGGTCCGGGATTTGCTCCGGAAAAGCCGGGACCGGGAGTTTGTGATTGCCTTTTGCGGTCATTTTTCCGCAGGAAAATCGACGTTGCTCAACGGATTGTACGGAAAAAATCTGTTGCCCACCAGTCCGATCCCCACCAGTGCCAACGTGGTGAAAGTCCGGGCGGGGGAGAACCGTGTGGTCCTGACTCTCCATTCAGGGGAGCGGCGTCTATTCCGCGGCGATTATAGCGATGACGATTTGAAACGGTTGTGCAAACGGGGCGACGAGGTGATCGCACTCGATATTTACCGCAAGGATGCCCCACTGCCAAAGGGGGTTGCCCTCTTGGACACACCAGGGGTGGATTCCACCGACGATGCCCATCAGGCGGCCACGGAGTCAGCCCTTCACTTGGCGGATCTGATCTTTTACGTGATGGATTACAACCATGTGCAATCGGAAGTCAACCTCCGGTTTATAAAGGAGCTGAGTGCACGGGGGAAACGGATCTGGCTGGTGATCAATCAGGTAGACAAGCACCGGGAAGAGGAGCTCCCCTTTGACCGTTATCGGGAGCGGGTGGAGGAGACTTTCGGGAACTGGGGCTTGAAACCGGAGGGAATCCTTTACACCTCTCTGAAGCAACCGGGCCATTCGCTGAACCAGTTGCCTGTTTTGAGGGAGAAACTCCGGGAGATGATCGGGGAGCGGGGGAATCTGGCAGAGGAGAGCATCCGCCGGGAGGCGGCACACCTGGTGAGAGAACATCTGTCGGACCTGAAGGAACGGAATCGGGCAAATATCCGGGAGCGGAAGGACCGCTTGGGAGGGGAGCTCCCATCCTTGGAAGAATTGGACCGAAAACTGGGCCTGAACCGGGAGGAGAGGGAACGGCTGGTTCGGGAACGGGACGGGATGGAGGTGGAGTTTCTCGAAGGTTTGGAGGAAATCCTCGCCAACGCGTATCTGATGCCCTATGAAAACCGGGAGCTGGCACATCTTTATCTGGAAACCGTATTGAGCCGGTTCCGGGTGGGCTGGTTTTTCTCGGGAGGAAAGACGGCAAAGGAGAAGGAACGCCGGTTCCGCACTTTTTATGAGAAGTTGAAGCAGACGGTGGATACCCAGCTGGACGTTCATGTCAAGCAATATCTGATCCGTTATCTGAAGGAGAAGGGGTTGTATAGCGAAGAACGGGGGGAAGCCGTCTACGAATTGGCGAGCCCTCTGGATCCGGATTGGCTGAGGGAGACAGTCCGGGAGGGTGCCGGGCTCACCGGAGACTATCTGCTCAAGTACACCGGGGACTTGGCCGATCGGATCAAAGGGGGGGCACGGCGGCAGGCAAAGGAATATTTCGATTCGGTGGCCACCCCGCTTTTGGAACGGATTGAGGCCGACTTGGCCCGGGCGGAGGAGGAAGAGGGCCGATTGCGGATGTTGCGGGAGGCCGCCCGGGACATCGGGCAAATATTGCAGGAGGAGCAACTCCATGCAGAGGGTTTGCGACAGATCCTGGAAGGCGAGCGGGAACCGGAAGTGGATGGAGTGGCGGTGGAGGCCATCTTGGGGGAGGAAGCACCGATCACCTCTCAGGATCACCTGCTCCAAACTCCGGACTCCGGCGGGCCTGTTCCTGTGGAACCGGAGACGCCGATCTCCGGCTCCCTTCTCTCTGCCCGGGATCACACGGAAGAGGCGCTTCGTTACATCCGGGAGGCGGAGGCGGGGATGGCAGATGTGCGGGCGTTGGCTCCGATCCGACGGGAGCTGGCGGAAAAGCGGAAGCGGGTGGAGAACCGGCGCTTCACGGTGGCCCTGTTTGGAGCCTTCAGTGCGGGAAAATCCTCCTTTGCCAATGCCTTGATGGGAGAGAGTGTGCTTCCCGTTTCCCCCCACCCGACCACAGCTGCCATCAATCGAATCACGGCTCCTGATCCGGATCATGCCCATGGGGAGGTGTTGATCCGGTTCAAGACGGAGACAGCCTTGTTGGATGAACTGAAACAGGCTTGGAGTCGGTTCGGCAAGGAAGTCTCTTCCCTGGCAGAGGCGGTGGAGGCGATCAGAGAGTTGGGGGCTCTGTCGGAACCGGATCCCGGACAGAAGACGGTCCTGCCATTTCTGCGGGCAGTGGAGCAGGGGTACGGGGAGGTGTCCGGAGACCTGGGGAACACCCGCCGGATGTCCCTGAAAGACTTCGGCCAGTATGTGGCTGTGGAATCCCGCTCCTGTTTTGTGGAACTGGCGGAACTCTATTTTGACTGCCCGCTCACCCGCCAGGGGATCACCCTGGTGGATACGCCCGGGGCGGACTCCATCCATGCCCGTCATACCGAGACCGCTTTCCGCTATATCAAGGAGGCGGACGCGGTGTTGTTCGTCACTTATTACAATCATGCTTTTTCCCGGGCGGACCGTGAGTTCCTGATCCAGCTGGGACGGGTGAAGGATGCCTTTGCCATGGATAAAATGTTCTTTGTCATGAATGCTGCCGATCTGGCTGCCTCCGCGGAAGAGCAGGAGGGGGTGATGGCCTATCTCCGGGAGCAACTTCTGGGATACGGGATTCGTCATCCCCGCCTGTTTGCCGTTTCCAGTCTGTTGGCCCTGCAAGGGGGAGAGCAGGGGCAACCGCCGGCAGGTTCCGGGATGGCCGCTTTTGAACAGGCATTTGCCCAGTTTTTGAATGTCGACTTGATGTCGGTTTCTCTCCACGGGATGAAATCGGATCTGGAACGGGCTCAGGCTGTCCTGGGGAGATTGTCGGAGGATGCCCGTCGGGGGAATGAGGAAAAAAGGGAGAGAAAGGCGGCCTACGCCAAAGAACGGCAACAGGTGCTCCAGCTTTTGTCCGGGTTGGATCCCCGCACTGATGCACATGCGCTGGGGCGGGAGATTGAGGAGCTTCTGTACTATGTGAGACAGCGTCTCTTCCTCCGCTACCAGGATGTCTTTGTCGAGATTTTCCACTCCTCGGTGCTGAGTGACAGCAGCCGTGTCAAAGAGAGACTGCGCGGCTGCATGCGGGAGATCATTCAATTTCTGCGCCACGAATTGCTGCAGGAGTTGCGGGCCACTTCACTCCGGGTGGACCGCTGGATCAGCGGGAGGCTGGAAGAACATGCCACGTCCAGCAGTGAAGCTTGCCGGAAGCTGAACGAGAGTCTGCCTCCAGGTCCGAAAACGTTCCCATCCGTCGATTCCCCCGGATGGAGAGAGCCTTTTCCGGAGCTGGATGTGGATTCCTTTAAAAAGGCGGCAACCGCTTTTAAAAACAGTCGGGATTTCTTTGAAAATAACGGAAGAGCCCGGATGCGGGACCGGATGAAACCGGAGTTGGAAAAAGCGGTGGACGCCTATCTGGAGGAAGAGAGGTCGCGCTGGATCCGGTATTACGAACAGGAGTGGCGGGAAGCGGTGGATCGATTGAAACAGAAGATGGTTGAAGATGTACAGTCTTATTACGATCCACTCCTGGAGGTGCTGTCGGAACAGGTGGATCCCGCCGGTTATGACCGGGTTTTGCAGCGATTGGAGGAATCGGTCGGGGGTTTGGAACAGATTCTCCCGGATTCGTAA
- a CDS encoding manganese efflux pump MntP family protein → MHPMLSLLMIAVASNVDNLGVGVVYGFARKRIPFAALVVVAVLGGAFSYLSAEFAVYLKHWFPVWVGDWIAGGILIFLGARTCWRSVEGQTRYQMLLEKKWWFLGIGLSLNNLGMGLSGGLLGFPTLLFGAVIGGVSGLALWLGSLAGGHWSSSGLNRYLHPLGGALLIILGILNFF, encoded by the coding sequence ATGCATCCCATGCTTTCGCTCTTGATGATCGCAGTCGCTTCCAATGTGGATAATCTGGGTGTCGGGGTGGTCTACGGATTTGCAAGAAAGCGGATTCCCTTTGCCGCTTTGGTGGTGGTTGCCGTCTTGGGCGGTGCATTTTCGTATCTGTCCGCGGAATTTGCCGTTTACTTGAAACATTGGTTTCCGGTGTGGGTGGGTGACTGGATCGCAGGTGGAATCCTGATTTTCCTGGGGGCCCGGACCTGCTGGAGGTCCGTGGAAGGGCAGACACGGTATCAAATGCTGCTGGAAAAGAAGTGGTGGTTTTTGGGGATCGGACTCTCCCTCAATAACCTGGGAATGGGTTTGAGTGGAGGGTTGCTGGGATTTCCGACTCTGCTGTTCGGGGCGGTGATCGGCGGGGTCAGCGGTTTGGCCTTGTGGCTGGGCAGTCTGGCGGGGGGGCACTGGTCCTCTTCCGGGTTGAACCGTTATCTCCATCCCCTGGGCGGAGCCCTTCTGATTATTCTCGGGATCCTGAATTTCTTCTGA
- a CDS encoding YolD-like family protein, with protein MILPEHEHRLWQERRRQEEYRPPELDPDALEAIGRKIERSFLDREPVRITYASKYGPRRTGGTVLKINPLERWILLGNDEERQLIPFSLILDVEEV; from the coding sequence ATGATCCTTCCCGAGCATGAACACCGCCTGTGGCAGGAGCGGCGCAGACAGGAAGAATATCGTCCTCCCGAGCTGGACCCCGATGCTTTGGAAGCGATCGGGCGCAAAATTGAGCGTTCCTTCCTGGACCGAGAGCCGGTCCGGATCACCTATGCCAGCAAATACGGACCCCGGAGAACCGGCGGAACCGTGCTCAAAATCAATCCCCTCGAAAGATGGATTCTCCTCGGCAACGACGAAGAACGCCAACTCATTCCCTTCTCTCTCATTCTGGATGTGGAAGAGGTTTGA
- a CDS encoding LysR family transcriptional regulator, whose protein sequence is MELRQIQYFIEVAKREHVTEAANALHVAQSAVSRQIANLEAELGVQLLLREGRNVRLTPIGRIFQEHAEKAILAIEKAQVEIKEFLDPERGTIRLGFPSSMASHILPRVISAFRAKYPHIGFQLRQGSSRQLIHDLVRGEVELAMVAPVPTDEKEFAGEVFFSEKLVALLPIGHELSDQPLLRLDQLRNQSFVLFPSGFVLNRLVVNACQQMGFTPDISFEGEDIDAIKGLVAAGLGVTLLPEITLMESIPRTTVKIPISEPELTRTVGIIIPKNRELPPSEKLFYQFLQEFFANLDRFRS, encoded by the coding sequence ATGGAGCTCAGGCAGATTCAATACTTCATCGAGGTGGCCAAACGGGAACACGTCACCGAAGCGGCCAATGCCCTGCATGTGGCCCAATCGGCGGTAAGTAGGCAAATCGCCAATCTGGAGGCGGAATTGGGCGTTCAACTGTTGCTTCGGGAAGGAAGAAACGTGCGGCTGACCCCGATCGGACGGATTTTTCAGGAGCATGCGGAAAAGGCGATCTTGGCGATTGAAAAGGCTCAGGTGGAAATCAAGGAGTTTCTCGATCCGGAACGGGGGACGATCCGGCTCGGCTTCCCCAGCAGCATGGCTTCCCATATCCTGCCCCGGGTCATCTCCGCCTTCCGGGCCAAATACCCCCATATCGGATTTCAACTGCGGCAGGGATCCTCCCGCCAACTGATCCACGACCTCGTCCGCGGAGAGGTGGAGTTGGCCATGGTGGCTCCCGTCCCCACCGATGAGAAGGAGTTTGCGGGTGAGGTCTTTTTTTCCGAGAAACTGGTCGCTCTTCTTCCCATCGGACATGAGCTGTCCGATCAACCCCTCCTGCGTCTGGATCAACTGCGGAATCAGTCCTTCGTCCTGTTTCCCTCCGGGTTTGTGCTGAACCGGCTGGTGGTGAACGCTTGCCAACAGATGGGCTTCACCCCCGATATCTCCTTTGAGGGGGAAGATATCGATGCCATCAAGGGACTGGTTGCCGCCGGTCTCGGGGTGACTCTGTTGCCTGAGATCACCCTGATGGAAAGCATCCCCCGCACCACAGTGAAGATCCCCATCAGCGAACCGGAGCTGACGCGCACCGTGGGGATCATCATACCCAAAAACCGTGAGCTCCCGCCCTCGGAAAAGTTGTTTTATCAGTTTTTACAGGAGTTTTTCGCCAATCTGGACCGGTTTCGGAGTTAG
- a CDS encoding heat-shock protein HtpX — MKKLFTGRVGFTWSDFGSSEQRKRHVKPNPDRLGPEIYQIHPNRKLGLSN, encoded by the coding sequence GTGAAAAAGCTATTCACAGGGAGGGTTGGGTTCACATGGAGTGATTTTGGATCGTCAGAACAACGAAAACGACATGTGAAACCCAATCCCGACCGGCTCGGCCCAGAGATTTATCAGATACACCCTAATCGAAAGTTGGGCTTATCAAATTAA